A region of Carassius auratus strain Wakin chromosome 11, ASM336829v1, whole genome shotgun sequence DNA encodes the following proteins:
- the LOC113110875 gene encoding prepro-urotensin II-beta-like, translating into MMCKLFLFFALLITVLEPLLGHPLIHSAEMTYSRPVLVEEEQVVSPEDLSYSEQAYLSQSGVGFGYPSLITGDISSDGLRTAGFVPSKAAKEVLLEKPLLSRFLGSRKQYRKRGSNTECFWKYCV; encoded by the exons ATGATGTGTAAACTCTTTCTGTTCTTCGCTTTGCTTATCACCGTCCTCGAACCTCTGCTGGGGCATCCTCTGATCCACTCGGCAGAGATGACCTACTCCAGGCCTG TTCTTGTAGAAGAGGAGCAGGTGGTCAGTCCAGAAGACCTGAGTTACTCGGAGCAAGCGTATCTGTCCCAAAGCGGCGTGGGATTCGGTTACCCGTCCCTCATCACTGGGGACATCAGCAGTGATG gtctcAGAACAGCTGGATTTGTCCCGAGTAAAGCTGCAAAAGAA GTGTTGCTGGAAAAGCCGTTGCTGAGCCGTTTCCTGGGCAGCAGGAAGCAGTACCGCAAACGAGGAAGCAACACAGAGTGTTTCTGGAAATACTGTGTCTGA